In Micromonospora sp. LH3U1, one genomic interval encodes:
- a CDS encoding 6-phosphofructokinase — protein sequence MRIGVLTGGGDCPGLNAVIRAVVRKGVATYGHEFVGFRDGWKGPLEGLSRPLDIADVRGILPRGGTILGSSRTNPFKIENGVERIKDNLAAQGVDALIAIGGEDTLGVATKLYELGVHVVGVPKTIDNDLGATDYTFGFDTAVNIAMEAIDRLHTTAESHHRTLVVEVMGRHAGWIALHAGLAGGANVILLPERQFDVEQVAGYVEKRFQHQYAPIVVVAEGAQPLDGQMVLANQELDSFGHVRLGGIGQWLAEQLEAKTGKEARTVVLGHIQRGGTPTAFDRVLATRLGLQAIDAVNDGDWGKMVAMQSTDIVRVPLAEATRELKTVPLERYAEAEVFFGS from the coding sequence ATGCGTATCGGCGTGCTCACCGGCGGCGGCGACTGCCCAGGTCTCAATGCGGTCATCCGGGCGGTGGTCCGCAAGGGCGTCGCCACTTACGGTCACGAGTTCGTGGGCTTCCGGGACGGCTGGAAGGGCCCGCTGGAGGGTCTCTCCCGGCCCCTGGACATCGCCGACGTCCGCGGCATCCTGCCCCGCGGCGGCACCATCCTCGGCTCGTCCCGGACCAACCCGTTCAAGATCGAAAACGGCGTCGAGCGGATCAAGGACAACCTCGCCGCACAGGGCGTGGACGCGCTGATCGCGATCGGCGGCGAGGACACCCTCGGCGTGGCCACCAAGCTCTACGAGCTGGGTGTGCACGTGGTCGGCGTGCCGAAGACGATCGACAACGACCTCGGTGCCACCGACTACACCTTCGGCTTCGACACCGCGGTCAACATCGCGATGGAGGCCATCGACCGCCTGCACACCACCGCGGAGAGCCACCACCGCACCCTGGTCGTCGAGGTGATGGGCCGGCACGCCGGTTGGATCGCCCTGCACGCCGGCCTGGCCGGCGGCGCCAACGTGATCCTGCTGCCCGAGCGGCAGTTCGACGTCGAGCAGGTGGCCGGCTACGTCGAGAAGCGCTTCCAGCACCAGTACGCCCCGATCGTGGTGGTCGCCGAGGGCGCCCAGCCGCTGGACGGCCAGATGGTCCTCGCCAATCAGGAGCTGGACTCGTTCGGCCACGTCCGCCTCGGCGGCATCGGCCAGTGGCTCGCCGAGCAGCTGGAGGCCAAGACCGGCAAGGAGGCCCGCACCGTGGTGCTGGGCCACATCCAGCGCGGTGGCACCCCGACCGCCTTCGACCGGGTGCTCGCCACCCGCCTGGGCCTGCAGGCCATCGACGCGGTCAACGACGGCGACTGGGGCAAGATGGTCGCGATGCAGAGCACCGACATCGTCCGGGTGCCCCTCGCGGAGGCCACCCGCGAGCTGAAGACCGTACCGCTGGAGCGGTACGCCGAGGCCGAAGTCTTCTTCGGCAGCTGA
- a CDS encoding pyridoxamine 5'-phosphate oxidase family protein codes for MSNQPTSADEARARVTELARAARICMLTTIALDGRQVSRPMGLQEAEFDGELWFFASADSAKVRQLRVNPEVNVAFSDQKHNAWVSISGTATEGFDRARAERLWSPLLKAWFPDGLDTPSLTLIKVHASSAEYWDSASSAMVNLLGFAKAAVTGHPPKAGENREVTF; via the coding sequence ATGAGCAACCAGCCGACCAGCGCCGACGAGGCCCGCGCCCGGGTCACCGAACTGGCCCGGGCCGCGCGGATCTGCATGCTCACCACGATCGCTTTGGACGGGCGGCAGGTGAGCCGGCCGATGGGGCTCCAGGAGGCCGAGTTCGACGGCGAGTTGTGGTTCTTCGCCTCCGCCGACTCGGCCAAGGTCCGCCAGCTCCGGGTCAACCCGGAGGTCAACGTCGCCTTCTCCGACCAGAAGCACAATGCCTGGGTGTCGATCTCCGGCACCGCCACCGAGGGCTTCGATCGAGCCCGGGCCGAGCGGCTGTGGAGCCCGTTGCTCAAGGCGTGGTTCCCTGACGGGCTGGACACCCCCAGCCTCACGCTGATCAAGGTGCACGCCAGTTCCGCCGAGTACTGGGACTCGGCGAGCAGCGCCATGGTCAACCTGCTCGGCTTCGCGAAGGCCGCGGTCACGGGACACCCGCCGAAGGCCGGCGAGAACCGCGAGGTGACCTTCTGA
- a CDS encoding polyadenylate-specific 3'-exoribonuclease AS → MVYRYFYDCEFIEDGTTVDLVSIGVVDEYGREFYAVSTEFDDSRAVPWVRRNVLDKLPSPADRAWRSRERIRDDLFDFLVEPIRDRPGEQLELWAWFAAYDHVVLAQLWGAMPALPREIPRYTKELRQLWDDRGRPTLPDADAARHDALVDARHNLARWRAMTSR, encoded by the coding sequence ATGGTCTACCGCTACTTCTACGACTGCGAGTTCATCGAGGACGGCACCACCGTCGACCTCGTCTCGATCGGTGTCGTCGACGAGTACGGCCGCGAGTTCTACGCGGTCTCCACCGAGTTCGACGATTCCCGCGCCGTGCCCTGGGTCCGTCGCAACGTGCTGGACAAGCTGCCCTCCCCGGCGGACCGGGCCTGGCGGTCGCGCGAGCGCATCCGCGACGACCTGTTCGACTTCCTGGTCGAGCCGATCCGCGACCGGCCGGGCGAGCAACTGGAGCTGTGGGCATGGTTCGCCGCGTACGACCATGTGGTGCTCGCCCAGCTCTGGGGTGCGATGCCGGCGCTGCCCCGGGAGATTCCCCGCTACACCAAGGAGCTGCGGCAGCTCTGGGACGACCGTGGTCGGCCGACCTTGCCCGACGCGGACGCGGCCCGGCACGACGCACTGGTCGACGCGCGGCACAATCTGGCCCGGTGGCGGGCGATGACGAGCCGCTGA
- a CDS encoding Crp/Fnr family transcriptional regulator — protein MEVRLPEPGDALTGVEMFAGLEPEVRQRVIAAAVPRTYRKGQLLFVENDPGESLIVLRRGAVAVFRTAPTGERAVLSVIRPPDVLGEVSLLDASTRSASAEAIEDCAALALSRGAFMELVHSNPRILDAVMRSLGGLIRRLTEQNADHVFLDLPGRVAKTLVRLAGESQAPMITIELNQSQLAEMAGGSRQSVNQAIGSFASRGWLRTEGRRIVVTDVAALRRRAGMNDR, from the coding sequence GTGGAGGTTCGCCTGCCGGAGCCGGGTGACGCGCTCACGGGTGTCGAGATGTTCGCCGGGTTGGAGCCTGAGGTGCGGCAGCGGGTCATCGCCGCAGCCGTCCCGCGCACCTACCGCAAGGGTCAGTTGCTCTTCGTGGAGAACGACCCGGGCGAGTCGCTGATCGTGCTGCGCCGCGGCGCGGTGGCCGTCTTTCGCACCGCACCCACCGGCGAACGGGCCGTGCTGTCGGTAATCCGTCCACCGGACGTGCTCGGCGAGGTCTCCCTGCTCGACGCGTCCACCCGGTCCGCCTCCGCGGAGGCCATCGAGGACTGCGCGGCGCTCGCACTCTCCCGGGGCGCGTTCATGGAGCTGGTGCACTCCAACCCTCGCATCCTGGACGCGGTGATGCGCTCGCTGGGCGGGCTGATCCGCCGGCTGACCGAGCAGAACGCCGACCACGTCTTCCTCGACCTGCCCGGTCGGGTCGCCAAGACGCTGGTCCGGTTGGCGGGCGAGAGCCAGGCACCGATGATCACGATCGAGCTCAACCAGAGTCAACTGGCCGAGATGGCCGGTGGTTCCCGGCAGAGCGTCAACCAGGCGATCGGCTCGTTCGCCAGCCGTGGCTGGCTGCGTACCGAGGGGCGTCGGATCGTGGTGACCGACGTGGCCGCGCTGCGCCGCCGCGCCGGCATGAACGACCGCTGA
- a CDS encoding MFS transporter, translating into MSLLRSNVGFRRYWSARLVSYAGDQLARTALLIAVYDRHGGGAVALLLLASTVPRLLGPLLGALADRFDQRRLMVGCDTAQALTYLAVALLAPPLPVLLALIAAATTAATAFTPAGRSLLPRLVEREHLPAANAQLATGVNIGIAAGPAIGGLLLATLGLTTTLLVDAATFVLSALLISGVRTLSATGVKRRSEPLHHVLRDGLRVVRGHGVVRAISVGFLMMVTFAALDNLAIVPLGRSELGASEVTIGLLATAYGVGMVLGPMCLARTGVRIRMDLVLYGALLALGAGTLVTGLSPVIALVIAGQAVAGVGAGWHNVAADTLLQQNVPADRLGVVFGTVYMFPYGAEAMAYAVGAPLLAAVGPRWVLVISGLGVLATLGLIAPLLTRALGLRLPTRGRLAPANG; encoded by the coding sequence ATGTCACTACTCCGCAGCAATGTCGGCTTTCGTCGGTACTGGTCCGCGCGCCTGGTGTCGTACGCCGGCGACCAGCTGGCCCGGACGGCGCTGCTGATCGCCGTCTACGACCGGCACGGCGGCGGCGCGGTTGCCCTGCTGCTCCTGGCGTCGACGGTGCCCCGGCTGCTCGGACCGTTGCTCGGTGCCTTGGCCGACCGGTTCGACCAACGCCGGCTCATGGTCGGCTGCGACACCGCCCAGGCGTTGACCTACCTCGCCGTTGCGCTGCTCGCGCCACCCCTGCCTGTACTACTGGCGCTGATCGCCGCAGCCACCACGGCCGCCACCGCGTTCACCCCGGCCGGTCGCAGTCTGCTGCCCCGCCTGGTCGAACGCGAGCACCTGCCGGCGGCGAACGCACAGCTCGCGACCGGCGTCAACATCGGGATCGCGGCCGGGCCGGCGATCGGCGGCCTACTACTGGCCACCCTCGGGCTGACCACCACGCTGCTCGTCGACGCGGCGACCTTCGTACTCTCCGCGTTGCTGATCAGCGGGGTCCGCACACTGTCGGCAACCGGGGTCAAGCGCCGGTCCGAGCCACTCCACCACGTGCTGCGCGACGGCCTCCGGGTGGTCCGAGGGCACGGCGTCGTCCGCGCCATCTCGGTCGGTTTCCTGATGATGGTGACGTTCGCCGCGCTGGACAATCTCGCGATCGTCCCCCTCGGACGCTCCGAACTGGGCGCGAGCGAGGTGACGATCGGTCTCCTGGCCACGGCCTACGGCGTCGGCATGGTGCTCGGACCGATGTGCCTCGCCCGAACCGGCGTCCGCATCCGAATGGACCTGGTCCTCTACGGCGCGTTGCTCGCGCTGGGCGCCGGAACGCTGGTCACCGGCCTCAGCCCGGTGATCGCGCTCGTGATAGCCGGTCAGGCGGTGGCCGGTGTCGGTGCGGGCTGGCACAACGTGGCCGCCGACACCCTCCTCCAGCAGAACGTGCCCGCCGACCGGTTGGGCGTGGTGTTCGGCACCGTCTACATGTTCCCGTACGGGGCGGAGGCAATGGCCTACGCCGTCGGCGCACCGCTGCTGGCGGCGGTCGGACCACGGTGGGTGCTGGTCATCTCGGGGTTGGGCGTCCTGGCCACCCTGGGCCTCATCGCACCTCTGCTCACCAGGGCCCTGGGGCTACGGCTGCCGACGCGGGGTCGGTTGGCGCCGGCCAACGGATGA
- a CDS encoding ATP-binding protein, whose product MTSPVRTSGTRLANRTRYCPLSPTELNIDLRCGHCARAAGPDDRFCGGCGQPLAVNCAHCGHANSTEVNFCTSCGQPLRDHVVVVQEDRRQVSVLFIDIVDFTRYAERADPEQAHGLQQTYFGTVRRIVHQYGGVVEKYIGDAVMALFGAPVATDNDALRCVRAGLELQRSLARQPTGPQPPLGFRVGIATGEALVDLSATRDGGQAFVTGDVVNTASRLQAFAPPGGVVVDESTWSATRHEMEYADQPTVTLRGRSAVSRIWLAVQVRPHRDPSASELTPMVDREHERGLLVNALHRMVTERTSQLVTVFGPAGQGKSRLLRELARHASSLPGPPITWLVGQCPPFGENVTWAALADIVKTWVGVPEVDDPAALRERLRARLGQLADPHAIRLAEALGPLIGVPGERLTPGETEAAWRRFLLAVAGTGPTVLAFEDMHWADQAMLAFVEQLGATARGVPLLVVATARPELRERHPAWTGTISGAMSISVPPMHDTDIDTLYSLLLGQATLPSSSRTPLIEFADGNPLYAQEYARMLLDGGLLDAVGSAARPDLDGGAEMPRTVQAVIANRLDLLDPADRAVLQAAAVVGVVFWAAPVAMALGRPVEWVERALDRLQRRDLVYEQSTSTMPGQSEYRFRHILVRDVCYQRLPRAERVLRHQRTADWMAQLADGRQHDLAEVLANHRWAAHEIARTVGLDTAPYAPAARAALHRAARRAYELHALDTAAALVGRALALDVGPDPALELFDAELAFYRDGDAFLVAGGTETLTGLTERLTAGGDRTGAARAWTLLATAAWSRADRSATLHCLDQAIGIYSELPDSQEKAGALLELARVHMLNAETDPACAAARAAATLAERLQLREVQANARITLAVARYLAGSASAYPELAEVTEHCRVERLTSRRRAVQNLAWALQEEGDLAGSARLVDEQLTLDLGGEHSLATSFADQWARAYYAGDWTAALAMAAESTRRPTAEWDLHIVAVSGWMRGLAGAEPGGAAGPGGAGGDLVERALVAARRSGFHRVLRSTLAHAALCRAVQGRRDEAMALLTELDEDWRRTRMIPFAEWVPAVGHVAGVLGTDAARLVREMLDRAPRVTRWAHAACQVADATLARHAGDARTAAGLLRSAAASYARMTDVTDEIITMALAVGPLAETDPPAAAAARARLHDFATRHHAPTLLHLP is encoded by the coding sequence ATGACGTCGCCCGTCCGCACGTCGGGTACCCGACTGGCCAACCGGACGCGATACTGTCCTCTCTCGCCCACGGAGCTGAACATCGACCTCAGGTGTGGACACTGCGCACGCGCGGCCGGGCCGGACGACCGCTTCTGCGGCGGGTGTGGCCAGCCGCTCGCGGTCAACTGCGCGCACTGCGGGCACGCCAACAGCACCGAGGTCAACTTCTGCACCAGCTGCGGTCAACCGCTGCGCGACCACGTCGTCGTGGTGCAGGAGGACCGGCGCCAGGTCAGCGTGCTCTTCATCGACATCGTCGACTTCACCCGGTACGCGGAGCGGGCCGACCCGGAACAGGCCCACGGTCTGCAACAGACCTACTTCGGCACGGTGCGACGGATCGTGCACCAGTACGGCGGGGTGGTCGAGAAGTACATCGGCGACGCGGTGATGGCGCTGTTCGGCGCGCCGGTCGCCACCGACAACGATGCGCTGCGGTGTGTTCGCGCCGGCTTGGAGCTGCAACGCAGCCTGGCCCGCCAGCCCACCGGCCCGCAGCCACCGCTCGGCTTCCGGGTCGGCATCGCGACCGGCGAGGCCCTGGTCGACCTCTCGGCCACCCGTGACGGCGGTCAGGCCTTCGTCACCGGAGACGTGGTCAACACGGCGTCCCGGTTGCAGGCGTTCGCCCCGCCGGGTGGTGTCGTCGTCGACGAGAGCACCTGGTCGGCCACCCGGCACGAGATGGAGTACGCCGACCAACCAACCGTCACGCTGCGCGGCCGATCTGCGGTGAGCCGGATCTGGCTGGCCGTTCAGGTCCGGCCGCACCGGGATCCGAGTGCCTCCGAGCTGACTCCGATGGTGGACCGCGAGCACGAACGCGGCCTGCTGGTCAACGCGCTGCACCGGATGGTGACCGAGCGGACCTCCCAGTTGGTGACGGTGTTCGGCCCGGCCGGTCAGGGCAAGAGTCGGCTGCTGCGCGAGCTGGCACGGCACGCCAGCAGCCTGCCGGGACCACCGATCACCTGGCTCGTCGGGCAGTGCCCGCCATTCGGGGAGAACGTCACCTGGGCCGCGTTGGCGGACATCGTGAAAACCTGGGTGGGCGTGCCGGAGGTCGACGACCCGGCCGCCCTGCGCGAACGGCTGCGGGCCCGGCTGGGGCAGCTCGCCGATCCGCACGCGATCCGACTGGCCGAGGCGCTCGGGCCGCTGATCGGCGTACCCGGCGAGCGACTCACCCCCGGCGAGACCGAGGCCGCCTGGCGGCGGTTCCTGCTCGCCGTGGCTGGCACCGGTCCGACCGTGCTGGCCTTCGAGGACATGCACTGGGCGGACCAGGCGATGCTCGCCTTCGTCGAGCAGTTGGGCGCGACGGCGCGCGGCGTACCGCTGCTGGTCGTCGCGACCGCCCGGCCGGAGCTGCGGGAACGGCACCCGGCGTGGACCGGCACGATCAGCGGTGCGATGTCCATCTCGGTGCCGCCGATGCACGACACCGACATCGACACGCTCTACTCCCTGCTCCTCGGGCAGGCGACGCTGCCCTCCAGCTCGCGTACCCCGCTGATCGAGTTCGCCGACGGCAACCCGCTCTACGCCCAGGAGTACGCCCGGATGCTGCTGGACGGCGGCCTGCTCGACGCGGTCGGTTCGGCCGCCCGCCCCGACCTCGACGGTGGCGCGGAGATGCCCCGCACCGTGCAGGCGGTCATCGCCAACCGGCTCGACCTGCTGGACCCGGCCGACCGGGCGGTGCTCCAGGCCGCCGCCGTGGTCGGGGTGGTGTTCTGGGCCGCGCCGGTGGCGATGGCGTTGGGGCGGCCGGTGGAGTGGGTGGAGCGTGCGCTGGACCGCCTGCAACGTCGCGACCTGGTGTACGAGCAGAGCACGTCGACGATGCCCGGCCAGTCCGAGTACCGGTTCCGGCACATCCTGGTGCGGGATGTCTGCTACCAGCGGCTGCCCAGGGCCGAACGGGTGCTGCGCCACCAGCGCACCGCCGACTGGATGGCGCAGCTCGCCGACGGCCGACAGCACGACCTGGCCGAGGTGCTGGCCAACCACCGCTGGGCGGCACACGAGATCGCCCGGACCGTCGGGCTGGACACCGCCCCCTACGCCCCGGCGGCGCGGGCCGCGCTGCACCGGGCGGCCCGCCGGGCGTACGAGCTGCACGCGCTGGACACCGCCGCCGCGCTGGTCGGCCGGGCGCTGGCCCTGGACGTCGGACCGGACCCTGCGCTGGAGTTGTTCGACGCCGAGCTGGCGTTCTACCGCGACGGTGACGCGTTCCTGGTGGCTGGGGGCACAGAGACTCTGACCGGGCTGACCGAGCGACTCACCGCGGGCGGCGACCGGACGGGTGCGGCGCGCGCCTGGACGCTGCTCGCGACCGCCGCGTGGAGTCGAGCCGACCGGTCGGCGACCCTGCACTGCCTGGACCAGGCGATCGGCATCTACAGCGAGCTACCGGACAGCCAGGAGAAGGCGGGTGCCCTGCTGGAACTGGCGCGGGTGCACATGCTGAACGCGGAGACCGACCCGGCGTGCGCGGCGGCCCGGGCCGCGGCGACCCTCGCCGAGCGGCTTCAGCTGCGGGAGGTCCAGGCCAACGCGCGGATCACTCTGGCGGTCGCGCGCTATCTGGCCGGCTCCGCCTCGGCGTACCCGGAGCTGGCCGAGGTGACCGAGCACTGCCGGGTGGAGCGTCTGACCAGTCGGCGTCGGGCGGTGCAGAACCTGGCCTGGGCGTTGCAGGAGGAGGGCGACCTGGCCGGCTCTGCCCGGTTGGTCGACGAGCAGCTCACCCTCGACCTGGGCGGCGAGCACAGCCTGGCCACCAGCTTCGCCGACCAGTGGGCGCGGGCGTACTACGCGGGCGACTGGACGGCCGCACTGGCGATGGCGGCGGAGTCGACCCGTCGACCGACGGCGGAGTGGGACCTGCACATCGTGGCGGTCTCCGGCTGGATGCGCGGGCTGGCCGGCGCCGAGCCGGGCGGGGCAGCGGGTCCGGGCGGGGCGGGTGGGGATCTGGTCGAGCGGGCGCTAGTCGCGGCCCGCCGCAGCGGATTCCACCGGGTGCTGCGTTCCACCCTGGCGCACGCCGCGCTCTGCCGGGCGGTGCAGGGCCGCCGGGACGAGGCGATGGCGCTGCTGACCGAATTGGACGAGGACTGGCGACGGACCAGGATGATCCCGTTCGCGGAGTGGGTGCCGGCTGTCGGGCACGTCGCCGGGGTACTCGGCACCGACGCGGCCCGGCTGGTCCGGGAGATGCTCGACCGGGCGCCCCGGGTGACCCGGTGGGCCCATGCCGCCTGCCAGGTCGCCGACGCCACGTTGGCCCGGCACGCCGGGGACGCGCGTACCGCCGCGGGCTTGCTGCGGTCGGCGGCGGCGAGCTACGCCCGGATGACCGATGTGACCGACGAGATCATCACGATGGCTCTGGCGGTCGGCCCGCTGGCCGAGACCGACCCACCCGCCGCCGCGGCGGCGCGCGCCCGCCTGCACGATTTCGCCACCCGCCACCATGCCCCCACCCTGCTCCACCTGCCCTGA
- a CDS encoding lysophospholipid acyltransferase family protein, giving the protein MLYWLLKYVILGPLLKLIFRPQVEGLHNVPATGPVILASNHLSFSDSIFTPLITARKVTFVAKAEYFTGKGIKGWLTRMFFVGTGTIPVDRSGGQAARAALDTQLQVLRAGGVAGIYPEGTRSPDGRLYRGKTGVARLALESGAVVVPVAMLNADEIQPPGKLIPKIDRVRIRFGPPLDFSRYAGLAGDRFVERAVTDEIMYELMELSGREYVDIYAQKLKIQPAPVAA; this is encoded by the coding sequence GTGCTCTACTGGCTGTTGAAGTACGTCATCCTCGGTCCGCTGCTCAAGCTGATCTTCCGTCCACAGGTGGAGGGCCTGCACAACGTGCCGGCGACCGGTCCGGTGATCCTGGCCAGCAACCACCTCTCCTTCTCCGACTCGATCTTCACACCCTTGATCACCGCCCGGAAGGTCACCTTCGTGGCCAAGGCTGAATACTTCACCGGCAAGGGCATCAAGGGCTGGCTGACCAGGATGTTCTTCGTCGGCACCGGCACGATCCCGGTGGACCGCTCCGGTGGGCAGGCCGCCCGCGCCGCCCTGGACACCCAGTTGCAGGTGCTGCGCGCCGGGGGAGTCGCCGGCATCTACCCCGAGGGCACCCGGTCGCCGGACGGGCGGCTCTACCGGGGCAAGACCGGGGTGGCCCGGCTCGCCCTGGAGAGCGGCGCGGTCGTGGTGCCGGTGGCGATGCTCAACGCCGACGAGATCCAGCCGCCGGGCAAGCTCATCCCCAAGATCGACCGGGTGAGGATCCGGTTCGGCCCGCCACTGGACTTCTCCCGCTACGCCGGGCTGGCCGGCGACCGGTTCGTCGAGCGCGCGGTCACCGACGAAATCATGTACGAGTTGATGGAGCTCTCCGGCCGGGAGTACGTCGACATCTACGCGCAGAAGCTCAAGATCCAACCCGCTCCCGTCGCTGCCTGA